In Pikeienuella piscinae, the sequence GCGTCCGATGTCAGAGATTTCCGAGCCAGGCTGAGATTCGCGCCTCGTTGACGCCCCAGTCGCTCTTCCCGTAGCGCGAGCGCGAGTGGATATAGAGTGCGGCGCCGCCGTCCACGGAAACCGCGCGCACTGAAATATAATCGGGAAACCCCATCAGCATGGAGCGTTGAACCAGGGTAAGGATTCCGCCGCTCTCATCGAGCAGGCCCACACGCGGCTCGGCCAGCGCCATGTCGCGAAAGCGGGCGATGAGCGATTCCGGCGGCTCGTCATAGACCGGCGATACTGCATCCGCACCGTCGGCTTCCGGTCTCACGACATATTCATTCAAAGCGCCGGAGGCCGTGATTGCCGCCGGGTCCTCGCGCCAATCCGCGGCGTCGTCGGGAGCGAGGCGCACCCAGATGGCGAAGGCGATGAACGCGACACAGATTGTGGCGATAATCCAGAGAAGCGCTCTGGCGATGCGACTCACTCGGCGGCCTTCATCGCGACGGCCTGCGCTGCCTCGATCTCGGCGGCGCGTTTTTCGACCAGCTCGACGATATGATCGATCATCCGCTCATTGCCCATCTTGTGATCCTGACGGCCCGCCAGATAGACCATGCCGGAACCGGCCCCGCCGCCGGTGAAGCCGATATCAGTCATCAACGCCTCGCCCGGCCCGTTCACAACGCAGCCGATGATCGAGAGGCTCATCGGCGTCCTGATATGCTCCAGCCGTTTTTCGAGCTCGGCGACCGTGGCGATCACATCGAAGCCCTGGCGTGCGCAGGACGGACAGGAGATGATGTTCACTCCGCGATGACGAAGCCCGAGCGATTTCAGGATCTCGAAACCGATCTTCACCTCCTCCACCGGATCGGCGGACAGCGAAACGCGGAGCGTGTCGCCAATCCCCATCCAGAGGAGATTACCGAGTCCGATGGCGGACTTGATCGAGCCCGTGACATACCCCCCCGCCTCGGTGACGCCGAGATGGATCGGCGCGTCGGTAACGTCCGCCAACCCCTGATAAGCTGCGGCGGCGAGAAAGACGTCGGAGGCTTTCACGCTGATCTTGAACTCGTGAAAATCATTGTCTTCAAGAATGCGGATATGGTCGAGTCCGCTCTCGATCATCGCCTCGGGACATGGTTCCGCGTATTTTTCCAGCAGATGCTTCTCGAGGCTCCCGGCGTTGACGCCGATACGAATCGAGCAACCGTGATCCTTCGCGGCGCGGATCACTTCGCGCACCCGCTCGGGCGCGCCGATATTGCCGGGATTGATGCGCAGGCACGCCGCGCCCGCCTCGGCCGCCTCAATCGCGCGCTTGTAGTGAAAGTGGATATCCGCGACCAGCGGCACCGGGCTTTCACGGCAGATCTCGCGAAACGCCTTTGTCGACGCCTCGTCCGGGCATGAGACGCGAACGATGTCGGCGCCGGCTTCAGCGCAGGCCAGCACCTGTTCTATGGTCGCTTTCGCGTCGGACGTCAGCGTGTTGGTCATCGTCTGAACGGAGATCGGCGCATCGCCACCCACCTCGACCGAACCGACGCGAATCTTGCGCGAGACGCGGCGCTGGATATCGCGCCAGGGGCGGATGCTCATGCCAGACTCCGGTACCTTTGCATGGCCGAGGAATAGGCCCGCCGCCGGCGCATGTCCATCGCAGCCGAGCCCCGCGCGACAGGCCGCGCCTATTCGTCGCGAAGCGCCACCGCGCGATCGCCAGGCTCCAACGCGGCCTCCTGGCCGGCCTCCTTCGTCACTGGCGGCGCGACGAAATCCGCCGCCTCCGGATAGGCGGCGCGAACTGCGTCGGGCTTCAGATCGACATTCTTCGCAACCTGCGGCCCTTCGCCGAGCGGCCCGAACGCTGCGCCGTCGACAAGAATATAGACCGCGCCGGCGTTGCCGGCCCGAAGCTGCGGCGCCGTCGCCCCCTCCGGCAGGGTGAACCGCTCGCCCGGCCCGAGAATGCCGGTGAAAAGAACACGCCGCTCACCGTCGCGCACACGAACCCAGGCGTCCGCGGTCGCGAAGACATCGACGCCCTGGCGCGCCGGGGGCGCAGGCATCGCGGGCGCGACGCTTTCTTCCTGGACCGAATCGAAGGCCCGCGCCAGACGGTGATCATCCGGCAGGATCGTCGCACCCCCGGCCGGCTCATCGACCACGACAGGCGTCGACTGCGGCGTCGGCAGCGCGTAGATGCCGGCGCTCTTTGGGTCGATCGACGAGATCGGCCCGTCGCGTGGCGCCACCACCGGGGCGGCCGCCTCCTGCGCCGCGTAAATCGAAGCCAACGTCACCCGCGCGTCGTCCCGCCGGGCCACACCGTCGACCGGGCGCGTTGCCGCGACCTCGGCTGGCGCGAATATATCGGGCGCCGTGACCAGCACCTCGGGCGCCGTCGGCAGCGGCGCGAAGCCGAGACGCTGGAGATCCTGCAGCAGGCTCCAGCCGCCATAGCCGAGCCCGCCGACGAGCACAGCCAACACCGCGACCGATGCGAGCCCGCGCAGGCTGGACCCGAAATCGACACGCGCAGCGGAGGCGTTCGACTTCATAAACATTGTCGAAATTACGGCCCGGTCCGCCGCGCCGTTCGCCGGCTTCGACCCCTGCCCGCTCGCCGCGACCGGCGCGCATGGCTCGGGTTCCGCCGCACGCTCGCGTGGAGTCAGGGTCAGCCCCGCCCCGACGCCCTCGAAACCCGATTCGGCGCAAAATCGGCGGTAGACGTCATCGCCGTCCATATCGAGATAGCGAGCGTATGAGCGCACGTAACCCGCCGCGAAACCGGCGAAGGGAAAGGCGGAGGCGTCGGCGTCCTCGATCGCGGCGATGTAGTCGGCGCGGATGCGCAACTCGCGTTGAACGTCGAGCAGCGACTTGCCCATGGAGGCGCGCTCGCCTCGCATTTCGTCGCCGAGCCTCAATTCATAGGAATCAAAGCCACGCAACTCGGGGTTGTATTCTTTCCCCATGCTCGATCCCAAAACCTCTTGCACACGCCTGCGGTTTCTATGGTCAAAGTCGATTTGCCGCAAGTTCCTGCGTATTCAACTTAACATGAAACACCAGGAAACCAGAGGGTGAAATCGGAGTCGAATCCGGTTTCCGTTGCAGAAGGTTGCGACCAACGTCTTAATGTGGAGTTAGCAGACCAGATGCGGAGATGGAACCGTCGGAATCCATCGCCCCGACCGCGCCAGAACGGCCCGAGGGCGATCCGACGATTCGTCGCCGGGAATCAGGAGCCCGAGCCGAATGGACCCGATAACCGTCTATCTTTGCGCTCTTGCGCTCGGATTAGGCGTCTTTCTCGCACTTTGGCCGCTCGGGCTCATCCTCGGTGACGTCAGCGTCGCCGACGCCTGGTGGGGGCCGGGCGTTCTCGCCGGATTGCTGCTCACGCTCTGGATCGGCGAGACGGGTTCGGGCGCGCGCGCGGCGCTGCTGGTCCTTCTCATCGGGGTCTGGGCGGCGCGGCTCTGCTTCGTGATGCTGCGCCGCCGCATCAGGCACGGAGAGGAGGACCGGCGCTACCGCGAGATCAGACACGCATGGGGCGAATCGTTCTGGTGGAAGAGCCTCTTCATCGTCTTCGCGCTGCAGGGCGCGCTGCAATGGCTGATCGCGATCGCCCCACTCGCAGGCGCGCTCGCCCCTGACGCGCCAATAGGCGCTGTCGGCGCGCTCGGCGCGCTGCTCGCGGCGCTCGGTCTCGGCCTTGAGGCGGTGAGCGACGCCCAGCTCGACCGGTTCAAACGCCAAGCCGGGCCTGACGCCCTGCTCGTCACCGGACTTCGCGCCCATATCCGGCATCCGTCCTATGCCGGAGAAATGGCGTTCTGGTGGGGAATCTGGCTGATCGCGGCCGAGGCGAGCGCCTGGTGGGCCATCATCTCTCCCCTCCTCGTCACGTTGTTGCTGACGAAGGTCTCCGGGGCGCCGATGACGGGAGCGAGCCTGAAAGCTACGAAGCCGGAATACGCGGCCTGGGCGGCGCGAACCCCGGCCTTCATCCCGAGACTGCGCTGACGCGCGTCATAGCCCGAGATCACGAAAGACCGCCGGCAGACGCTCCGGAATATCCTCGGCGATCAGGCCCGGGCCAAATCCACGCGCCGCCTCCTGATGCAGCCATGCCGCGGA encodes:
- a CDS encoding DUF1499 domain-containing protein; its protein translation is MSRIARALLWIIATICVAFIAFAIWVRLAPDDAADWREDPAAITASGALNEYVVRPEADGADAVSPVYDEPPESLIARFRDMALAEPRVGLLDESGGILTLVQRSMLMGFPDYISVRAVSVDGGAALYIHSRSRYGKSDWGVNEARISAWLGNL
- the ispG gene encoding flavodoxin-dependent (E)-4-hydroxy-3-methylbut-2-enyl-diphosphate synthase encodes the protein MSIRPWRDIQRRVSRKIRVGSVEVGGDAPISVQTMTNTLTSDAKATIEQVLACAEAGADIVRVSCPDEASTKAFREICRESPVPLVADIHFHYKRAIEAAEAGAACLRINPGNIGAPERVREVIRAAKDHGCSIRIGVNAGSLEKHLLEKYAEPCPEAMIESGLDHIRILEDNDFHEFKISVKASDVFLAAAAYQGLADVTDAPIHLGVTEAGGYVTGSIKSAIGLGNLLWMGIGDTLRVSLSADPVEEVKIGFEILKSLGLRHRGVNIISCPSCARQGFDVIATVAELEKRLEHIRTPMSLSIIGCVVNGPGEALMTDIGFTGGGAGSGMVYLAGRQDHKMGNERMIDHIVELVEKRAAEIEAAQAVAMKAAE
- a CDS encoding helix-turn-helix domain-containing protein, translated to MGKEYNPELRGFDSYELRLGDEMRGERASMGKSLLDVQRELRIRADYIAAIEDADASAFPFAGFAAGYVRSYARYLDMDGDDVYRRFCAESGFEGVGAGLTLTPRERAAEPEPCAPVAASGQGSKPANGAADRAVISTMFMKSNASAARVDFGSSLRGLASVAVLAVLVGGLGYGGWSLLQDLQRLGFAPLPTAPEVLVTAPDIFAPAEVAATRPVDGVARRDDARVTLASIYAAQEAAAPVVAPRDGPISSIDPKSAGIYALPTPQSTPVVVDEPAGGATILPDDHRLARAFDSVQEESVAPAMPAPPARQGVDVFATADAWVRVRDGERRVLFTGILGPGERFTLPEGATAPQLRAGNAGAVYILVDGAAFGPLGEGPQVAKNVDLKPDAVRAAYPEAADFVAPPVTKEAGQEAALEPGDRAVALRDE
- a CDS encoding DUF1295 domain-containing protein, producing the protein MDPITVYLCALALGLGVFLALWPLGLILGDVSVADAWWGPGVLAGLLLTLWIGETGSGARAALLVLLIGVWAARLCFVMLRRRIRHGEEDRRYREIRHAWGESFWWKSLFIVFALQGALQWLIAIAPLAGALAPDAPIGAVGALGALLAALGLGLEAVSDAQLDRFKRQAGPDALLVTGLRAHIRHPSYAGEMAFWWGIWLIAAEASAWWAIISPLLVTLLLTKVSGAPMTGASLKATKPEYAAWAARTPAFIPRLR